Proteins encoded in a region of the Streptomyces sp. PCS3-D2 genome:
- a CDS encoding ester cyclase: MTFVQVIDYETTRFDEMNALIDRWAEQSSGRRTATHTMIGQDREARNHYVDMVEFASYEEAMKNSQLPETDRMFQEMVALCEGMPTFVNLDVVRDEHLNKQLVNRAFKEAVAGGDMGVLDECFAVNYIDHDASKEESTVIGRQNMHADVEMWRAAFDMTFEPTAQVAEGDMVTTVWNWRGTHKGEFMGVAPTGKTYEMSGTTTFRCQDGEIIEGWWHYNPGALQRQMGGTGSPYGT, encoded by the coding sequence CGCGGTTCGATGAGATGAACGCGCTCATCGACCGCTGGGCGGAGCAGAGCAGCGGCAGGCGCACCGCCACGCACACGATGATCGGCCAGGACCGAGAGGCCCGGAACCACTACGTGGACATGGTGGAGTTCGCCTCGTACGAGGAGGCGATGAAGAACTCCCAACTCCCCGAGACGGACCGGATGTTCCAGGAGATGGTGGCCCTCTGCGAGGGGATGCCCACGTTCGTGAACCTCGATGTGGTCCGGGACGAGCATCTCAACAAGCAGCTCGTGAACCGGGCGTTCAAGGAAGCCGTCGCGGGCGGCGACATGGGCGTCCTCGACGAGTGCTTCGCGGTGAACTACATCGACCACGACGCCAGCAAGGAGGAGTCGACCGTCATCGGACGCCAGAACATGCACGCCGACGTGGAGATGTGGCGCGCCGCCTTCGACATGACCTTCGAGCCGACGGCCCAGGTGGCCGAGGGCGACATGGTCACGACGGTGTGGAACTGGCGCGGCACCCACAAGGGAGAGTTCATGGGGGTCGCACCGACCGGCAAGACGTACGAGATGTCCGGGACCACGACCTTCCGGTGTCAGGACGGAGAGATCATCGAGGGCTGGTGGCACTACAACCCCGGAGCCCTGCAGCGGCAGATGGGCGGAACCGGATCGCCCTACGGAACCTGA
- the groL gene encoding chaperonin GroEL (60 kDa chaperone family; promotes refolding of misfolded polypeptides especially under stressful conditions; forms two stacked rings of heptamers to form a barrel-shaped 14mer; ends can be capped by GroES; misfolded proteins enter the barrel where they are refolded when GroES binds) — protein sequence MAKILKFDEDARRALERGVNKLADTVKVTIGPKGRNVVIDKKFGAPTITNDGVTIAREVELDDPYENLGAQLVKEVATKTNDIAGDGTTTATVLAQALVREGLRNVAAGASPAALKKGIDAAVKAVSEDLLATARPIEDKSDIAAVAALSAQDAQVGELIAEAMDKVGKDGVITVEESNTFGLELEFTEGMAFDKGYLSPYMVSDQERMEAVLDDPYILINQGKISSIQDLLPLLEKVIQAGGSKPLMIIAEDVEGEALSTLVVNKIRGTFNAVAVKAPGFGDRRKAMLQDMATLTGATVIAEEVGLKLDQAGLDVLGSARRVTISKDDTTIVDGAGSSDEVLGRVNQIKAEIEATDSDWDREKLQERLAKLAGGVCVIKVGAATEVELKEKKHRLEDAISATRAAVEEGIVSGGGSALVHAVKVLDGNLGLSGDEATGVAVVRRAAVEPLRWIAENAGLEGYVITSKVSELDKGQGFNAATGEYGDLVKAGVIDPVKVTRSALENAASIASLLLTTETLVVEKPAEDEGDAGHGHGHGHSH from the coding sequence ATGGCGAAGATCCTGAAGTTCGACGAGGACGCCCGTCGCGCCCTCGAGCGCGGCGTCAACAAGCTTGCCGACACGGTCAAGGTGACGATCGGCCCCAAGGGCCGCAACGTCGTCATCGACAAGAAGTTCGGCGCCCCCACCATCACCAACGACGGTGTCACCATCGCCCGCGAGGTCGAGCTGGACGACCCGTACGAGAACCTGGGCGCCCAGCTCGTGAAGGAGGTGGCGACCAAGACCAACGACATCGCGGGTGACGGCACCACCACCGCCACCGTGCTGGCCCAGGCGCTGGTCCGCGAGGGTCTGCGCAACGTCGCCGCGGGTGCTTCCCCGGCCGCCCTGAAGAAGGGCATCGACGCCGCGGTCAAGGCCGTCTCCGAGGACCTCCTCGCGACCGCCCGCCCGATCGAGGACAAGTCCGACATCGCCGCCGTGGCCGCGCTCTCCGCGCAGGACGCCCAGGTCGGCGAGCTCATCGCCGAGGCGATGGACAAGGTCGGCAAGGACGGTGTCATCACCGTCGAGGAGTCCAACACCTTCGGCCTGGAGCTGGAGTTCACCGAGGGCATGGCCTTCGACAAGGGCTACCTCTCCCCGTACATGGTCTCCGACCAGGAGCGTATGGAGGCCGTCCTCGACGACCCGTACATCCTGATCAACCAGGGCAAGATCTCCTCCATCCAGGACCTCCTGCCGCTGCTGGAGAAGGTCATCCAGGCGGGCGGCTCCAAGCCGCTGATGATCATCGCCGAGGACGTCGAGGGCGAGGCGCTCTCCACCCTCGTCGTCAACAAGATCCGCGGCACCTTCAACGCGGTGGCCGTCAAGGCCCCGGGCTTCGGTGACCGCCGCAAGGCGATGCTGCAGGACATGGCCACCCTCACCGGTGCCACCGTCATCGCCGAGGAGGTCGGCCTCAAGCTCGACCAGGCCGGTCTGGACGTACTGGGTTCCGCCCGCCGCGTCACCATCTCCAAGGACGACACCACCATCGTCGACGGCGCGGGCAGCTCCGACGAGGTCCTCGGCCGCGTGAACCAGATCAAGGCCGAGATCGAGGCCACGGACTCGGACTGGGACCGCGAGAAGCTGCAGGAGCGCCTGGCGAAGCTCGCCGGCGGCGTCTGCGTCATCAAGGTCGGCGCCGCCACCGAGGTGGAGCTCAAGGAGAAGAAGCACCGCCTGGAGGACGCCATCTCCGCGACCCGCGCCGCGGTCGAGGAGGGCATCGTCTCCGGCGGTGGCTCCGCGCTCGTCCACGCGGTCAAGGTCCTCGACGGCAACCTCGGCCTGTCGGGCGACGAGGCCACCGGTGTCGCGGTCGTGCGCCGCGCCGCCGTGGAGCCGCTGCGCTGGATCGCCGAGAACGCGGGCCTTGAGGGCTACGTCATCACCTCGAAGGTCTCCGAGCTCGACAAGGGCCAGGGCTTCAACGCCGCCACCGGCGAGTACGGTGACCTGGTCAAGGCCGGCGTCATCGACCCGGTGAAGGTCACCCGTTCCGCGCTGGAGAACGCCGCCTCCATCGCCTCCCTGCTGCTCACGACCGAGACCCTGGTCGTCGAGAAGCCGGCGGAGGACGAGGGCGACGCCGGTCACGGCCACGGTCACGGCCACAGCCACTGA
- the groES gene encoding co-chaperone GroES, whose product MTTASSKVAIKPLEDRIVVQPLDAEQTTASGLVIPDTAKEKPQEGVVLAVGPGRFEDGQRLPLDVTVGDIVLYSKYGGTEVKYSGEEYLVLSARDVLAIVEK is encoded by the coding sequence GTGACGACCGCCAGCTCCAAGGTTGCCATCAAGCCGCTTGAGGACCGCATCGTGGTCCAGCCGCTCGACGCCGAGCAGACCACGGCCTCCGGCCTGGTCATCCCGGACACCGCGAAGGAGAAGCCCCAGGAGGGCGTCGTCCTCGCGGTCGGCCCGGGCCGCTTCGAGGACGGCCAGCGTCTCCCGCTGGACGTCACCGTCGGCGACATCGTGCTGTACAGCAAGTACGGCGGCACCGAAGTGAAGTACAGCGGCGAGGAGTACCTCGTCCTCTCGGCTCGCGACGTGCTCGCGATCGTCGAGAAGTAA